Proteins encoded in a region of the Isoalcanivorax pacificus W11-5 genome:
- a CDS encoding inorganic phosphate transporter — MDIIIANSTTILVLACAFGFLMAWGIGANDVANAMGTSVGSRALTVKQAIIIAIIFEAAGAYLAGGEVTQTIRSGIVDSEVMADTPHLLVYGMMASLLAAGIWLVVASAFGWPVSTTHSIVGAIVGFAAVGIGMDVVHWDKMGNIVASWVISPLFAGVISYALFRSVQKLILNTDDPYAQAKRYVPVYMFMTGFMVAMVTFTKGLKHVGLHMSTPASVLSAVIAGLVVAAVGATLLSRIKPDAQAAKQFRFANVEKLFAVLMIFTACAMAFAHGSNDVANAVGPLAAIYSVVSTGGDVAAQAAVPNWVLLLGAVGIVFGLAILGARVMSTVGSKITELTPSRGFAAELGAASTVVIASGIGLPISTTHTLVGAVLGVGMARGISALNLRVISTIFTSWIVTLPAGAGLSILFFYMLTGIFG, encoded by the coding sequence ATGGATATCATCATCGCCAACAGCACCACCATTCTCGTCCTGGCCTGCGCCTTCGGCTTTCTGATGGCCTGGGGCATCGGCGCCAACGACGTCGCCAACGCCATGGGCACCTCGGTCGGCAGCCGTGCGCTGACCGTGAAGCAGGCGATCATCATCGCGATCATCTTTGAAGCCGCCGGCGCCTACCTGGCCGGGGGTGAAGTGACCCAGACCATCCGCTCCGGCATCGTCGACAGCGAGGTCATGGCGGACACCCCCCACCTGCTGGTGTACGGCATGATGGCCTCGTTGCTGGCCGCCGGCATCTGGCTGGTAGTGGCGTCCGCCTTCGGCTGGCCGGTGTCCACCACGCATTCGATCGTCGGTGCCATCGTCGGCTTCGCGGCGGTCGGCATCGGCATGGACGTGGTGCACTGGGACAAGATGGGCAACATCGTCGCCAGCTGGGTGATCTCGCCGCTGTTTGCCGGGGTCATTTCCTACGCCCTGTTCCGCAGCGTGCAGAAGCTGATCCTCAACACCGATGACCCGTATGCCCAGGCCAAGCGCTATGTGCCGGTCTACATGTTCATGACCGGCTTCATGGTCGCCATGGTGACGTTCACCAAGGGGCTCAAGCACGTCGGGCTGCACATGAGCACGCCGGCCAGCGTGCTGTCGGCGGTCATTGCCGGCCTGGTAGTGGCCGCGGTCGGTGCGACCCTGCTGTCCCGCATCAAGCCCGATGCGCAGGCGGCAAAACAGTTCCGCTTCGCCAATGTGGAGAAGCTGTTCGCGGTACTGATGATCTTCACCGCCTGTGCCATGGCCTTTGCCCACGGCTCCAATGACGTGGCCAACGCGGTCGGCCCGCTGGCCGCGATCTACTCGGTCGTGTCCACTGGCGGTGATGTGGCGGCCCAGGCGGCGGTGCCAAACTGGGTGCTGTTGCTCGGCGCGGTGGGGATCGTGTTCGGCCTGGCCATCCTCGGCGCCCGGGTCATGAGCACGGTCGGCAGCAAGATCACCGAGCTGACCCCGAGCCGTGGCTTCGCCGCCGAACTGGGCGCGGCCTCCACCGTGGTGATCGCCTCCGGTATCGGCCTGCCGATCTCCACCACCCACACGCTGGTGGGGGCGGTGCTCGGGGTCGGCATGGCGCGCGGCATCAGCGCACTGAACCTGCGCGTGATCAGCACCATCTTCACCTCCTGGATCGTGACCCTGCCGGCCGGCGCCGGCCTGTCGATCCTGTTCTTCTACATGCTTACCGGCATCTTTGGCTGA
- a CDS encoding TIGR00153 family protein, translating into MSLGSSIAGLFGRSPIKPLQKHYETVQQCVSELDAFFQAAIDNDWERGNALQQQITRLENEADEMKKQFRLNLPNSLFLPMPRTDLLELISIQDRVANKAKDIAGLMLGRRMTLPAPLAPQMLAYVQRAIDTSAQALKAINELDELLETGFGGPEVRMIEDMIEELDNLERETDRQQIEIRAILYGLEKDWPPVDVIFLYKIIEWVGDLADRAHKVGGQLHRLVAS; encoded by the coding sequence ATGTCCCTGGGCAGCTCTATAGCCGGCCTGTTCGGCCGTTCACCCATCAAGCCTCTACAGAAACACTACGAGACCGTGCAGCAGTGCGTGAGCGAGCTGGATGCCTTCTTTCAGGCCGCCATCGACAACGACTGGGAGCGCGGCAATGCATTGCAGCAACAGATCACCCGGCTGGAAAACGAAGCCGACGAGATGAAGAAGCAGTTCCGGCTCAACCTGCCGAACAGCCTGTTCCTGCCGATGCCGCGTACCGACCTGCTGGAGCTGATCAGCATCCAGGACCGGGTCGCCAACAAGGCCAAGGACATCGCCGGCCTGATGCTCGGCCGCCGCATGACCCTGCCCGCCCCGCTGGCCCCGCAGATGCTGGCCTACGTACAGCGCGCCATCGACACCTCCGCGCAGGCCCTGAAGGCCATCAACGAGCTGGACGAGCTGCTGGAAACCGGCTTCGGCGGCCCGGAAGTGCGCATGATCGAGGACATGATCGAAGAGCTGGACAACCTCGAGCGTGAGACCGACCGCCAGCAGATCGAGATCCGCGCCATTCTCTATGGCCTGGAAAAAGACTGGCCGCCGGTGGATGTGATCTTCCTCTACAAGATCATTGAGTGGGTCGGCGACCTGGCCGACCGCGCGCATAAAGTCGGTGGCCAGTTGCACCGCCTCGTGGCCAGTTAG
- a CDS encoding GspE/PulE family protein gives MRELLEAGHVTQGDYNVISTTPREKKELNWHPLQIVAKYRLEDQQQKGRVLDIDWLSHWLADRAGLPVFHIDPLKAKVDPITALMSYAFAERHGILAVEVGRDRVTVACDQPFQRAWEEHLAQVLRERELEVVFANPEQLRRYRIEFYNLSRSIAGARDVSGQNLGTVTNFEQLLELGQGGTPDADDQHIVNIVDWILQYAFAQRASDIHLEPRRDTGRMRFRIDGVLHDVYELPAAIMAAVTSRLKILTRLNVAEKRKPQDGRLKTKTPDGAEVELRISTLPTAFGEKMVMRIFDPDVLVRSFDQLGFSKEDYEIWQRMTGNNNGIVFVTGPTGSGKTTTLYSTLKQLSTPEVNVCTIEDPIEMVEPSFNQMQVQANIDVGFAQGVKALLRQDPDIIMIGEIRDLPTADMAIQAALTGHLVLSTLHTNDAPSSVTRLIDLGVPPYLVTATVNGVMAQRLVRTLCPHCKEAMPVEPAAWEELCRPFKLKMPAQVYRPVGCLECRGTGYLGRMGVYETMPLTSSLKGVISRGGDLETITREALKSGMKPLRISGARKVALGLTTVEEVLRVTPMQDVLLG, from the coding sequence ATGCGCGAACTGCTCGAGGCCGGGCATGTCACCCAGGGCGACTACAACGTCATCTCCACCACCCCGCGCGAAAAGAAAGAACTCAACTGGCACCCGCTGCAGATCGTTGCCAAGTACCGGCTGGAGGACCAGCAGCAAAAAGGGCGGGTGCTGGACATCGACTGGCTGAGCCACTGGCTGGCGGATCGGGCCGGTTTGCCGGTGTTCCACATCGACCCGCTGAAGGCGAAAGTGGACCCGATCACCGCGCTGATGTCCTACGCCTTTGCCGAGCGGCACGGCATCCTCGCCGTGGAAGTGGGCCGCGATCGCGTCACCGTGGCCTGCGACCAGCCGTTCCAGCGGGCCTGGGAAGAGCATCTGGCCCAGGTGCTGCGCGAGCGTGAACTGGAAGTGGTGTTCGCCAACCCCGAACAACTGCGCCGCTACCGCATCGAGTTCTACAACCTGTCCCGCTCGATTGCCGGCGCCCGCGACGTCAGCGGCCAGAACCTGGGCACGGTGACCAACTTCGAGCAGCTGCTGGAACTGGGGCAGGGCGGCACGCCGGACGCCGACGACCAGCACATCGTCAATATCGTCGACTGGATACTGCAATACGCCTTCGCCCAGCGCGCCAGCGACATTCACCTGGAGCCGCGCCGCGATACCGGGCGCATGCGCTTCCGCATCGATGGCGTGCTGCATGACGTGTACGAATTGCCGGCGGCGATCATGGCCGCCGTCACCAGCCGCTTGAAGATCCTCACCCGCCTGAACGTGGCCGAGAAGCGCAAGCCGCAGGACGGCCGCCTGAAGACCAAGACGCCGGACGGCGCCGAAGTGGAACTGCGTATTTCCACCCTGCCCACCGCCTTCGGCGAAAAGATGGTGATGCGGATCTTCGACCCGGACGTGCTGGTGCGCAGCTTCGACCAGCTCGGGTTCTCGAAAGAGGACTACGAGATCTGGCAGCGCATGACCGGCAACAACAACGGCATCGTGTTTGTCACCGGCCCCACCGGCTCGGGCAAGACCACCACCCTGTATTCCACCCTCAAGCAACTGTCCACGCCGGAGGTGAACGTCTGCACCATCGAGGACCCGATCGAGATGGTGGAGCCGAGTTTCAACCAGATGCAGGTGCAGGCCAATATCGATGTCGGCTTCGCCCAGGGCGTGAAGGCGCTGCTGCGGCAGGACCCGGACATCATCATGATTGGCGAGATCCGCGACCTGCCCACCGCCGACATGGCGATCCAGGCGGCGCTGACCGGCCATCTGGTGCTCTCCACGCTGCACACCAACGATGCGCCCAGCTCCGTGACCCGCCTGATCGACCTGGGTGTGCCGCCGTATCTGGTCACCGCCACCGTCAACGGCGTCATGGCGCAGCGGCTGGTGCGCACCCTGTGCCCGCACTGCAAAGAGGCCATGCCGGTGGAACCGGCCGCCTGGGAAGAGCTGTGCCGGCCGTTCAAGCTGAAGATGCCGGCGCAGGTGTACCGCCCGGTGGGCTGCCTGGAATGCCGTGGCACCGGCTACCTGGGCCGCATGGGCGTGTACGAGACGATGCCGCTGACCAGCAGCCTCAAGGGCGTGATCAGCCGTGGCGGCGACCTGGAAACCATCACCCGCGAAGCGCTCAAGAGCGGCATGAAGCCCCTGCGCATCAGCGGCGCCCGCAAAGTCGCCCTGGGCCTCACCACCGTCGAGGAAGTCCTGCGCGTCACGCCCATGCAGGATGTCCTGCTCGGCTGA
- the glnE gene encoding bifunctional [glutamate--ammonia ligase]-adenylyl-L-tyrosine phosphorylase/[glutamate--ammonia-ligase] adenylyltransferase codes for MTIPDFTSLPETLADALRRHWTRFVEAGGELPPSLAATLPKVWAGSDYVAERMIRTPMLAEWLVHSGNLAQRLDASSLREEVAAALRDAADDAALFAALRQLRHRHMVRIIWRDLSGLGDYHSTVADLSLLADTLINAALEKLYVALCEREGTPLSPGGTPVRMVVFAMGKLGARELNLSSDIDLIFAYEHEGEIEGHRREMSYHQFFVRLGQQLIKALDQNTADGFVFRVDMRLRPWGGAGALAVGFDAMEGYYEEQGREWERYALIKIRPVAGDLAAGERMVKRLKPFVYRRYIDYGAFESLREMKALIEREVRRKGIQADVKLGPGGIREVEFIVQAFQLIRGGQLPALRVSNLLRVLPQLVEQELLPDDVAEELREAYLFLRNMEHRLQAVADRQTQRLPESDDDWLRLALAMGYRDRRSCERALSRHRDRVRFHFSQVIADPETDHQEVEGADRELLDVWLGLVDEETAAGLLGGLGIDEPAPILAQLDAFRESRAVANMQRIARERLDRLMPRLLENLGYQQGGPITTQRVLAFLEAVLRRSAYIALLVENPHALTQLVKLSGASPWIAEQLTRHPVLLDELLDARTLYSPPQRSELDDELRQQLLRVAEDDLEQQMEVLRHFKQAHLLRVAASEVTEVLPLMRVSDYLTWLAEAILHQVVQLAWTPLVERHGRPHRDDGQPCTPDFIIVGYGKLGGIELGYNSDLDLVFLHDAAADGMTDGDKPVSNEQFFARLGQRIIHILTTRTMSGQLYEVDARLRPSGAAGLLVSSMVAFEKYQREKAWTWEHQALVRARVVAGCQRAGQRFAAIRHDILCRGRNEAALRTDVLAMRERMVEHLGSSAKSGQFSLKQDPGGIVDIEFMVQYGVLRWASQHGELTRFTDNVRLLETLAVLELMPAQDAGLLREAYLAYRSAAHRLALRNEKSEVDAAGYAELREGVRAIWSKWFQGAAQGGAQTE; via the coding sequence ATGACAATCCCCGATTTCACATCCCTGCCAGAGACCCTGGCCGACGCCCTGCGCCGGCACTGGACGCGTTTTGTCGAAGCCGGCGGCGAGTTGCCGCCGTCGCTGGCCGCCACGCTGCCGAAGGTCTGGGCCGGCTCGGACTATGTGGCCGAGCGCATGATCCGCACCCCCATGCTGGCGGAATGGCTGGTGCATTCGGGCAACCTGGCGCAGCGGCTGGACGCCAGCAGCCTGCGCGAGGAAGTGGCTGCCGCATTGCGTGACGCCGCCGATGACGCGGCGCTGTTCGCCGCCCTGCGGCAGCTGCGCCACCGGCACATGGTGCGCATCATCTGGCGCGACCTCAGCGGGCTGGGGGATTACCACAGCACCGTGGCCGACCTGTCGTTGCTGGCGGACACGCTGATCAATGCCGCGCTGGAAAAACTCTACGTCGCGCTGTGCGAACGCGAAGGGACGCCGTTGAGCCCCGGCGGCACGCCGGTGCGCATGGTGGTGTTCGCCATGGGCAAGCTGGGTGCGCGCGAACTGAACCTGTCCTCGGATATCGACCTGATCTTTGCCTACGAACATGAAGGCGAAATTGAAGGCCATCGTCGTGAGATGTCCTACCACCAGTTTTTCGTGCGGCTCGGCCAGCAGCTGATCAAGGCGCTGGACCAGAATACCGCCGACGGCTTTGTGTTCCGCGTCGACATGCGGCTGCGCCCCTGGGGCGGCGCCGGTGCGCTGGCGGTGGGCTTCGATGCCATGGAAGGGTATTACGAGGAGCAGGGCCGCGAATGGGAGCGGTACGCGCTGATCAAGATCCGCCCGGTGGCGGGTGACCTTGCCGCCGGTGAGCGTATGGTCAAGCGCCTGAAGCCGTTCGTGTACCGCCGTTACATCGATTACGGCGCGTTCGAATCACTGCGCGAAATGAAGGCGCTGATCGAGCGCGAAGTGCGCCGCAAGGGTATCCAGGCCGATGTGAAACTTGGCCCCGGCGGTATCCGTGAAGTGGAATTTATCGTGCAGGCGTTCCAGCTGATTCGCGGCGGCCAGTTGCCGGCGCTGCGTGTCTCGAATCTGCTGCGCGTGCTGCCGCAACTGGTGGAGCAGGAGCTGCTGCCGGATGATGTGGCGGAAGAGTTGCGCGAGGCGTATCTGTTCCTGCGCAATATGGAGCACCGCCTGCAGGCCGTGGCCGATCGGCAGACCCAGCGGCTGCCGGAAAGCGACGATGACTGGCTGCGGCTGGCGCTGGCGATGGGGTACCGGGATCGTCGCAGTTGCGAACGGGCGTTGTCCCGGCATCGTGACCGGGTGCGTTTCCATTTCAGCCAGGTGATCGCCGACCCGGAAACGGACCATCAGGAGGTCGAAGGCGCCGACCGCGAGCTGCTGGATGTCTGGCTCGGCCTGGTGGACGAGGAAACCGCTGCCGGCCTGCTGGGCGGGCTGGGCATTGACGAGCCGGCACCGATTCTGGCGCAGCTTGATGCCTTCCGTGAAAGCCGTGCCGTCGCCAACATGCAGCGCATCGCCCGCGAGCGCCTCGACCGGCTGATGCCGCGCCTGCTGGAAAACCTCGGCTATCAACAGGGCGGCCCGATTACCACCCAGCGCGTGCTGGCATTTCTGGAAGCCGTGCTGCGCCGCTCCGCATACATCGCCTTGCTGGTGGAAAACCCGCACGCGCTGACGCAACTGGTGAAGCTGTCCGGGGCCAGCCCGTGGATCGCCGAGCAGCTGACCCGCCACCCGGTGCTGCTGGACGAACTGCTCGACGCCCGCACCCTGTATTCGCCGCCCCAGCGCAGCGAACTGGACGACGAGCTGCGCCAGCAACTGCTGCGCGTGGCGGAAGACGATCTCGAACAGCAGATGGAAGTGCTGCGGCATTTCAAGCAGGCGCACCTGTTGCGCGTGGCCGCCTCGGAAGTGACCGAGGTGCTGCCGCTGATGCGCGTCAGTGACTACCTGACCTGGCTGGCCGAGGCGATCCTGCACCAGGTAGTGCAACTGGCCTGGACGCCACTGGTGGAACGGCATGGGCGCCCGCACCGGGATGACGGCCAGCCGTGCACACCGGATTTCATCATCGTCGGTTACGGCAAGCTTGGCGGCATCGAGCTGGGCTACAACTCCGATCTGGATCTGGTGTTCCTGCATGACGCGGCCGCCGACGGCATGACCGACGGCGACAAGCCGGTCAGCAACGAACAGTTCTTCGCCCGCCTGGGCCAGCGCATCATCCATATCCTTACCACGCGCACCATGAGCGGCCAGCTGTACGAGGTGGACGCGCGGCTGCGGCCGTCCGGGGCCGCCGGCCTGCTGGTCAGCTCCATGGTGGCGTTCGAGAAATACCAGCGCGAAAAGGCCTGGACCTGGGAGCATCAGGCGCTGGTGCGTGCCCGGGTGGTGGCCGGTTGCCAGCGGGCCGGGCAGCGCTTCGCCGCCATTCGCCACGATATCCTCTGCCGGGGCCGTAATGAGGCCGCCTTGCGCACGGATGTGCTGGCCATGCGCGAGCGCATGGTCGAGCACCTCGGCAGCAGCGCCAAGAGCGGCCAGTTCAGTCTCAAGCAGGACCCGGGTGGTATCGTTGATATCGAATTTATGGTGCAATACGGGGTCCTGAGATGGGCTTCACAGCATGGCGAACTGACCCGGTTCACCGATAATGTGCGGCTACTGGAAACACTGGCAGTACTGGAACTGATGCCGGCCCAAGATGCCGGCCTTCTGCGGGAGGCGTATCTCGCCTACCGTTCCGCGGCTCATCGATTGGCACTTCGCAACGAGAAATCGGAAGTGGACGCCGCCGGCTACGCCGAGCTGCGCGAAGGCGTGCGGGCTATCTGGAGCAAGTGGTTTCAGGGTGCTGCACAGGGTGGTGCACAAACAGAGTGA
- a CDS encoding branched-chain amino acid transaminase gives MSMADRDGFIWLDGEMVPWREARVHVLTHTLHYGMGVFEGVRAYETADGPAIFRLQEHTDRLFRSAHIMQMKIPFTKEQVNQAQVDVVRENKLPHAYLRPMAFYGSEGMGLRASNLQVHLVVAAWEWPAYMSPEALELGIKVRTSSYTRHHVNIAMCKAKANGNYINSMLSLSEALSGGADEALLLDPEGYVAEGSGENIFIVRDGVIYTPDLTSCLDGITRKTLFTLAADQGYEVREKRITRDEVYIADEAFFTGTAAEITPIRELDGRIIGEGRRGPVTEKLQAIYFDLVRGKVPQYAEWLTLAK, from the coding sequence ATGTCGATGGCTGATCGTGATGGTTTTATCTGGCTGGACGGTGAAATGGTGCCCTGGCGCGAAGCCAGGGTACATGTGCTGACACACACCCTGCACTATGGCATGGGCGTGTTCGAGGGCGTGCGCGCCTACGAAACGGCAGACGGCCCGGCCATTTTCCGGTTGCAGGAACACACCGATCGTCTGTTCCGCAGCGCGCATATCATGCAGATGAAAATCCCGTTCACCAAAGAGCAGGTGAACCAGGCCCAGGTTGATGTGGTGCGGGAGAACAAGCTGCCGCACGCCTACCTGCGCCCGATGGCGTTCTACGGCAGCGAAGGCATGGGCCTGCGCGCCTCGAACCTGCAGGTGCATCTGGTCGTGGCGGCCTGGGAATGGCCGGCCTACATGTCGCCGGAAGCACTGGAGCTGGGCATCAAGGTGCGCACCAGCTCCTATACGCGCCACCACGTCAATATCGCCATGTGCAAGGCGAAGGCGAACGGCAATTACATCAACTCGATGCTGTCGCTGAGCGAAGCCCTGTCCGGCGGTGCCGACGAAGCGCTGCTGCTGGACCCGGAAGGCTATGTGGCCGAGGGCAGCGGCGAGAACATCTTCATTGTTCGCGACGGTGTGATCTATACCCCGGACCTGACCTCCTGCCTGGACGGCATCACCCGCAAGACGCTGTTCACGCTGGCGGCTGACCAGGGCTATGAAGTCCGTGAAAAACGCATCACCCGCGACGAGGTGTACATCGCCGACGAGGCCTTCTTCACCGGCACCGCCGCCGAGATCACCCCGATCCGTGAACTGGATGGCCGTATCATCGGCGAAGGTCGTCGTGGCCCGGTGACCGAGAAGCTGCAGGCGATCTATTTCGATCTGGTACGCGGCAAGGTGCCGCAGTACGCCGAGTGGCTGACACTGGCCAAATGA
- the waaF gene encoding lipopolysaccharide heptosyltransferase II, translating into MSEAPRRILVIGPSWVGDMVMAQTLFSALRAQHPDCLIDVLAPDWCRALLARMPEVRQALSLPFGHGDLRLRERRELGRGLAGEYDQAIVLPNSFKSALLPFWARIPVRTGWRGEMRYGLLNDVRTLDKQRYPLMVQRFVALAHPAGAPVPALADIAPPHLRVDTSNADRTLQNMGLNQALPILALCPGAEFGPSKRWPEQYYAEVARHQLEQGWQVWIFGSPKDREVAELIRDAIPEKLRWRLHLLAGETALPEAVDLLALANAVISNDSGLMHIAAALHRPLVAVYGSTSPDFTPPLHGQVETVRLGLDCSPCFKRECPLGHLNCLRQLGPDQVIAALGRVRA; encoded by the coding sequence ATGTCAGAAGCCCCCCGCCGCATCCTCGTTATCGGCCCGTCCTGGGTTGGTGACATGGTGATGGCGCAGACCCTGTTCTCCGCGCTGCGTGCGCAGCATCCCGATTGCCTGATCGACGTGCTCGCGCCGGACTGGTGCCGGGCGCTGCTGGCGCGCATGCCGGAAGTGCGTCAGGCACTGAGCCTGCCCTTCGGGCACGGCGACCTGCGCCTGCGTGAGCGGCGCGAACTCGGGCGCGGCCTGGCCGGCGAATACGACCAGGCCATCGTGCTGCCGAACTCCTTCAAGTCCGCCCTGTTGCCGTTCTGGGCGCGCATCCCGGTGCGCACCGGCTGGCGCGGTGAGATGCGCTACGGCCTGCTCAATGATGTGCGCACCCTGGACAAGCAGCGTTACCCGCTGATGGTGCAGCGCTTTGTCGCGCTGGCGCATCCGGCCGGGGCGCCGGTGCCGGCGCTGGCGGATATCGCACCGCCGCACCTGCGGGTGGATACCAGCAACGCGGACCGCACCCTGCAGAACATGGGGCTGAACCAGGCGCTGCCGATTCTTGCGCTGTGTCCGGGGGCCGAGTTCGGCCCGTCCAAGCGCTGGCCGGAGCAGTATTACGCCGAGGTGGCGCGCCACCAGCTCGAACAGGGCTGGCAGGTGTGGATTTTCGGTTCGCCGAAAGACCGCGAAGTGGCCGAGCTGATCCGTGACGCCATCCCGGAAAAACTTCGCTGGCGCCTGCATCTACTGGCGGGCGAAACCGCGCTGCCGGAAGCGGTGGACCTGCTGGCGCTGGCCAACGCCGTGATCAGCAACGACTCGGGGCTGATGCACATCGCCGCCGCGTTGCACCGGCCGCTGGTGGCGGTGTACGGCTCCACCTCGCCGGATTTCACCCCGCCACTGCACGGCCAGGTGGAAACGGTGCGGCTGGGGCTGGACTGCAGTCCCTGTTTCAAACGCGAGTGCCCGCTGGGGCACCTCAACTGCCTGCGCCAGCTCGGCCCGGATCAGGTGATCGCGGCGCTGGGCCGTGTGCGGGCATAA
- the waaC gene encoding lipopolysaccharide heptosyltransferase I produces the protein MTRVLLIKTSSMGDVIHTLPALTDAARALPGIRFDWVVEEAFADIAARHPAVDKVIPCALRRWRKHPWRARRTGEWRAFREQVSAPGYDAVIDAQGLVKSAFVTRLAQPPRFGLDRNSAREGLSARVLDHPLPVARGQHAIARVRELFARALGYDLPTSAPDYGLPRPAAPCPLTQPAEIVFCHGTTWPTKHYPEDFWRLLAERACRAGHQVHLPWGNDVERERAERIAEGLAGCEVLPAMSLSALTDAFLRWDAFVAVDTGLAHLAAAAGMTGVGLYGPTDPALTGVLGLRARSLSARFPCAPCVQERCTYRGELGQDVTPPCFSSLPPETVWLALLDASVEAAG, from the coding sequence ATGACGCGCGTGCTGCTGATCAAGACCTCGTCCATGGGCGACGTCATCCACACTCTGCCGGCACTGACCGACGCGGCACGCGCGCTGCCGGGTATCCGCTTTGACTGGGTGGTGGAAGAAGCCTTCGCCGATATTGCCGCGCGGCACCCCGCCGTGGACAAGGTCATCCCCTGCGCCCTGCGCCGCTGGCGCAAGCATCCCTGGCGTGCCCGCCGCACGGGGGAATGGCGCGCGTTCCGCGAACAGGTGAGCGCACCCGGCTATGACGCGGTGATCGATGCGCAGGGGCTGGTGAAAAGCGCCTTCGTAACCCGGCTTGCGCAGCCACCGCGCTTTGGCCTGGACCGGAATTCTGCCCGTGAGGGCCTCTCTGCGCGGGTGCTGGACCACCCGTTGCCTGTGGCGCGCGGGCAGCACGCCATTGCCCGTGTGCGCGAACTGTTTGCCAGGGCGCTTGGCTATGACCTGCCGACGAGCGCGCCGGATTACGGCCTGCCACGTCCGGCTGCACCGTGCCCGCTGACACAGCCGGCGGAGATCGTGTTCTGCCACGGCACCACCTGGCCGACCAAACACTATCCGGAAGATTTCTGGCGCCTGCTGGCCGAGCGTGCCTGCCGTGCCGGGCATCAGGTGCATTTGCCCTGGGGCAACGATGTCGAGCGCGAACGTGCCGAACGCATTGCTGAGGGTCTGGCCGGTTGCGAGGTGCTGCCGGCCATGTCGCTGTCCGCGCTGACCGATGCCTTTCTGCGCTGGGATGCCTTTGTCGCCGTGGACACGGGCCTGGCGCATCTGGCGGCCGCTGCCGGCATGACCGGGGTGGGGCTGTATGGCCCGACCGATCCCGCCCTGACCGGCGTGCTCGGCCTGCGGGCCCGCTCACTGTCCGCACGGTTTCCCTGCGCGCCCTGTGTGCAGGAGCGCTGCACCTATCGCGGCGAGCTGGGCCAGGACGTGACGCCGCCCTGTTTCAGCAGCCTGCCGCCGGAAACCGTCTGGCTGGCATTGCTGGATGCCAGCGTGGAGGCCGCAGGATGA
- a CDS encoding glycosyltransferase family 4 protein, with amino-acid sequence MKFAFCLYHYFPYGGLQRDCLRIARAALARGHQVTCYVTDWDGDTLPGLVVRQLPVKGAGNHARMASFARALTDALAHEPADVVLGFNRLPGLDVYFAADSCFAEHLAGKPALVRWLPRYRTFLSLEQQVVRDAFFLFLNDHQRQQYQQHYDLPAERFTVLPPGIEPDRRRPDNADRIRALTRAALGLRDDEQGVLFLGSGFRVKGLDRALAALASLPDDTLARTRLLIVGNDDPAPYLAALPAADRERIRGRVRAEGARDDVSALLQAADLLLHPAYRESAGMVLLEATVAGLPVLTTDTCGYARYVLEAGAGEVIASPFEQSALNAAFARMLATVPGSWSAAGVRYGREQDLYRLPDTVVDLLEERS; translated from the coding sequence ATGAAGTTCGCGTTCTGTCTCTATCACTACTTCCCCTACGGCGGCCTGCAGCGTGATTGCCTGCGCATCGCCCGGGCGGCACTGGCGCGCGGGCACCAGGTGACCTGTTATGTCACTGACTGGGACGGTGACACCCTGCCGGGCCTGGTGGTGCGCCAGCTGCCTGTCAAAGGCGCTGGCAACCACGCCCGCATGGCCAGCTTCGCGCGGGCGCTCACCGACGCCCTGGCGCATGAGCCGGCCGATGTCGTGCTCGGCTTCAACCGGCTGCCGGGGCTGGATGTCTACTTCGCCGCAGACAGTTGCTTTGCCGAGCATCTGGCCGGCAAGCCCGCGCTGGTTCGCTGGCTGCCGCGCTATCGCACCTTTCTGTCGCTGGAGCAGCAGGTGGTGCGGGACGCCTTCTTCCTGTTCCTCAACGATCACCAGCGCCAGCAATACCAGCAGCACTATGACTTGCCGGCGGAGCGCTTCACCGTGCTGCCACCGGGCATTGAACCGGACCGCCGCCGCCCCGATAACGCTGACCGGATACGGGCGCTGACCCGCGCCGCGCTGGGCCTGCGCGATGACGAACAAGGCGTGCTGTTTCTGGGCTCCGGTTTCCGCGTCAAGGGCCTGGACCGGGCACTCGCGGCGCTGGCCAGCCTGCCGGACGACACTTTGGCGCGAACCCGGCTTCTGATCGTGGGCAACGATGATCCCGCACCGTACCTGGCAGCATTGCCGGCCGCCGATCGCGAGCGTATCCGTGGTCGCGTGCGTGCCGAAGGCGCCCGCGACGATGTGTCCGCGTTGCTGCAGGCCGCAGACCTGCTGCTGCACCCTGCGTACCGGGAGTCCGCCGGCATGGTGCTGCTGGAAGCCACGGTGGCCGGCCTGCCGGTATTGACCACCGACACCTGCGGCTATGCCCGCTACGTGCTGGAGGCGGGCGCGGGCGAAGTGATCGCCTCGCCGTTCGAACAGTCCGCGCTGAACGCGGCGTTCGCGCGCATGCTCGCCACCGTGCCGGGGAGCTGGTCGGCGGCGGGTGTACGCTACGGCCGGGAGCAGGATCTGTATCGCCTGCCGGACACCGTGGTCGACCTGCTGGAGGAACGGAGCTGA